One genomic segment of Gaiellales bacterium includes these proteins:
- a CDS encoding low temperature requirement protein A, translated as MADRQRRDRTRHMRARTGEEQRATNLELFFDLVYVFAVTQLSHLLGSHLTLSGAGQTALLLLVIWWAWVYTTWMTNWFDPESPVVRVLLIAVMLASLGMAIAIPTAFGDRALLFALAYSSLQVVRNAFVVWATEPGSQLHEAFVRISAWSVAVAVLWVAGALAGDGARAAIWVVALLVDYAGPAAGYWVPRLGRTPAQEWSIEGSHFAERFQLFIIIALGESVVVTGSTAAAEHIDLAGAVAIAVSFLITAALWWLYFDYVATISQRRLATSDESGSLARDAYTYVHAVIVAGIIVAAVGDGILIERPTGAPSPAEMATLAGGPALYLAGHLLFRRRMAGSWSGKRVAAMLGLCAAGCAGLLLPALATGTAVLAILVALIVGEAVAGMRRRRRREPSPLEALEVRLAREPAP; from the coding sequence ATGGCCGACCGCCAACGGCGCGACCGCACGCGCCACATGCGCGCGAGAACGGGCGAGGAGCAGCGGGCGACGAACCTCGAGCTGTTCTTCGACCTCGTCTACGTGTTCGCCGTGACCCAGCTCTCGCATCTGCTCGGGAGCCACCTCACCCTCTCGGGCGCCGGGCAGACGGCGCTCCTGCTGCTCGTGATCTGGTGGGCATGGGTCTACACGACATGGATGACCAACTGGTTCGACCCGGAGTCGCCTGTCGTCCGGGTGCTCCTGATCGCGGTGATGCTGGCGAGCCTTGGCATGGCGATCGCGATCCCCACCGCGTTCGGCGACCGCGCGCTGCTGTTCGCGCTCGCCTACAGCAGCCTGCAGGTCGTCCGAAACGCGTTCGTGGTCTGGGCGACGGAGCCGGGATCGCAGCTGCACGAGGCGTTCGTCCGCATCTCCGCGTGGTCGGTCGCCGTGGCGGTGCTCTGGGTGGCAGGCGCGCTGGCGGGCGACGGGGCGCGCGCGGCCATCTGGGTGGTCGCCCTGCTGGTCGACTACGCCGGCCCGGCGGCGGGCTACTGGGTGCCCCGGCTCGGTCGCACACCCGCGCAGGAGTGGAGCATCGAGGGATCACACTTCGCCGAGCGGTTCCAGCTGTTCATCATCATCGCGCTGGGCGAATCCGTCGTCGTGACCGGTTCGACGGCAGCAGCAGAGCACATCGACCTGGCGGGCGCCGTCGCCATCGCGGTCTCGTTCCTGATCACGGCGGCGCTCTGGTGGCTCTACTTCGACTACGTCGCGACGATTTCGCAGCGCCGCCTCGCGACGAGCGACGAGAGCGGGTCGCTCGCACGAGACGCGTACACCTACGTCCATGCCGTGATCGTCGCGGGCATCATCGTGGCGGCGGTCGGCGACGGGATCCTCATCGAACGGCCGACGGGCGCGCCGTCCCCCGCGGAGATGGCCACGCTGGCGGGCGGCCCGGCGCTCTACCTGGCCGGCCACCTGCTCTTCCGCCGGCGGATGGCCGGTTCGTGGAGCGGAAAGCGGGTCGCCGCCATGCTGGGGCTGTGCGCGGCCGGCTGTGCCGGCCTGCTGCTCCCGGCGCTGGCCACGGGGACGGCCGTGCTCGCGATCCTCGTGGCGCTGATCGTGGGCGAGGCGGTGGCCGGGATGCGGCGGCGCCGGCGACGGGAGCCGAGCCCCCTCGAGGCGCTCGAGGTGCGCCTGGCGCGCGAGCCGGCGCCATAG
- a CDS encoding M20/M25/M40 family metallo-hydrolase: protein MREQSMQFFERLLAAPGPSGDERLPARVWREYTSGFAQTGHDALGSSTAIANGDGSPRVAVFGHIDEIGLVVNHIDDDGFCWFGTVGGWDPEVLVGQRLRILGNEGEVSGVIGKKARHHQDAEDREKPSKVRDLWVDIGATGREDAAKLVRVGDLAVLDQPVVRLANGRLATRAADNRCGAFVAAEAVRIYAENGGAASLTGVASVGEETAFTGAYTAGYAVAPDVAIAVDVTNATDYPSTSKQQYGLVELGKGPTLSRGSGVHPVVFEGLLETAEAEGIPVQVEPAGGSTATDLDAVSVTRAGVPGMVVSIPLRHMHSPNELLDPADLEACAALVAAYARRLTAAPTAE, encoded by the coding sequence ATGCGCGAGCAGAGCATGCAGTTCTTCGAGCGGCTGCTGGCCGCCCCGGGACCGAGCGGGGACGAGCGGCTGCCCGCCCGCGTGTGGCGCGAGTACACCTCCGGGTTCGCCCAGACCGGCCACGACGCGCTCGGCTCGAGCACCGCGATTGCGAACGGCGACGGCTCGCCGCGAGTCGCGGTGTTCGGCCACATCGACGAGATCGGCCTGGTGGTCAACCACATCGACGACGACGGCTTCTGCTGGTTTGGAACGGTCGGCGGGTGGGATCCGGAGGTGCTCGTCGGCCAGCGGCTCCGCATCCTCGGCAACGAGGGCGAGGTGAGCGGCGTGATCGGCAAGAAGGCGCGCCACCACCAGGACGCTGAGGACCGAGAGAAGCCCTCGAAGGTACGCGACCTGTGGGTCGACATCGGCGCGACCGGCCGCGAGGACGCCGCGAAGCTCGTCCGGGTCGGAGACCTCGCGGTGCTCGACCAGCCCGTGGTCCGGCTCGCCAACGGCCGGCTCGCCACGCGGGCGGCCGACAACCGGTGCGGGGCGTTCGTCGCCGCCGAGGCGGTCAGGATCTACGCGGAGAACGGCGGTGCCGCGTCGCTCACAGGTGTGGCGAGCGTCGGCGAGGAGACCGCGTTCACGGGCGCATACACCGCCGGCTATGCCGTCGCACCGGACGTCGCGATCGCCGTCGACGTGACCAACGCGACGGACTATCCCAGCACCAGCAAACAGCAGTACGGGCTAGTCGAGCTGGGCAAGGGCCCCACCCTCTCGCGCGGCTCAGGCGTCCACCCGGTCGTGTTCGAGGGACTGCTCGAGACGGCCGAGGCGGAGGGCATCCCCGTGCAGGTGGAGCCCGCGGGCGGCTCGACCGCGACCGACCTCGACGCCGTCTCGGTGACCCGCGCCGGCGTTCCCGGCATGGTCGTGAGCATCCCGCTGCGCCACATGCACTCCCCCAACGAGCTGCTCGACCCGGCCGACCTGGAGGCGTGCGCCGCCCTCGTGGCCGCGTACGCCCGCCGCCTGACCGCGGCGCCGACCGCAGAGTAG